From the Saccharomycodes ludwigii strain NBRC 1722 chromosome I, whole genome shotgun sequence genome, one window contains:
- the YMC1 gene encoding organic acid transporter (similar to Saccharomyces cerevisiae YPR058W | YMC1 | Yeast Mitochondrial Carrier (paralog of YBR104W | YMC2)) gives MSDELASTQLIDEDEGASSLRVIKDLFAGTCGGVAQVLVGQPFDTTKVRLQTSTDPNINAIRVVKELIKNEGPLAFYKGTLTPLLGIGVCVSVQFGANEAMKRLFHKLNRDKINSHLTLWQYYCCGTVGGVSNAFIASPIEHVRIRLQIDKTGEFHGPLHVIKTLRKHKSLLRGLLPTMLRDGHGCGIYFLVYEALMTREMKIHNIERSQIASWKLCSFGGLSGCLLWCMVYPIDVVKSIIQTSDLRNKNIKMTTVFSNLYKEVGWKGLFKGFGPTIIRAAPANAATFATFEAAIRMMG, from the coding sequence atgtCCGACGAGTTGGCTTCTACCCAATTGATAGACGAGGATGAAGGTGCCTCCTCTTTAAGAGTCATTAAGGATTTATTTGCAGGCACCTGTGGTGGTGTTGCCCAAGTGTTAGTTGGCCAACCATTTGATACAACAAAAGTTAGATTACAAACATCTACTGATCCCAACATAAACGCTATAAGAGTTGTAAAAGAattgattaaaaatgaagGGCCTCTAGCCTTTTATAAGGGTACTTTAACACCGTTACTTGGCATTGGTGTTTGTGTTTCTGTCCAATTTGGTGCCAATGAAGCCATGAAAAGATTGTTTCATAAACTCAATagagataaaataaattcacATCTAACATTATGgcaatattattgttgcgGTACTGTAGGTGGTGTTTCCAATGCTTTCATTGCTTCTCCAATTGAACATGTGAGAATTAGATTACAAATTGATAAAACTGGCGAGTTTCATGGCCCACTACatgttattaaaacattGAGAAAACACAAGAGTCTTTTAAGGGGCCTGCTTCCAACAATGCTTAGAGATGGGCATGGGTGTGGTATCTATTTTCTAGTTTATGAGGCTTTAATGACAAGAGAAATGAAAATTCACAATATTGAACGTTCGCAAATTGCGTCTTGGAAATTATGTTCCTTTGGTGGGTTATCTGGTTGTCTATTGTGGTGCATGGTTTATCCAATTGATGTTGTTAAGAGCATCATTCAAACTAGTGATCtaagaaacaaaaatattaaaatgaCAACCGTCTTCTCCAACCTTTACAAAGAAGTTGGTTGGAAAGGTTTATTTAAAGGTTTTGGGCCCACTATTATTAGGGCCGCCCCGGCAAATGCTGCTACTTTTGCTACCTTTGAGGCAGCAATAAGAATGATGGGTTGA